The Gammaproteobacteria bacterium genome includes the window CCGATGGTACTACTTTGGTGGTGGGTGCGCCTAAAGCCACGGGCGGCAATACGGCGGGTTCTTACGGTGTGCCAGGTTTGGGCGAGGTGCGTCTCTATCAGAAAGTGTTTGGTGTTTGGACGCAGATGGCAACCTTGAGCGCCTCTAATGGCGCTTCGCATGACAGTTTTGGTATCAGCGTGGCTGTGGACGGTGATGTGGTGGTGGTGGGTGCTGAGGGTGTTTCGGTACGTCGTGGATCGGTTTATCTGTTTGTGAAGCCCAATACCGGCTGGCAGGATAAAACGGAAGATTTGGTCTTGGCTCCAAGTATGGCTCTTGGTAGCAATGCTTTTTTTTGGCCACGCGCTGGATATTGATGCCGATACGGTGGTGGTTGGGCAGTGGGATGGCGGTGCTAAAGGCACTTCGGCAGCTTATGTTTATGAAAAACCCATCACCGGTTGGCCTTCAGCCAGTTCGCAAACCGAGAGTGCGATTTTGCAGCCTCTGCTGGTGGACGCTTTGGGGACTTCTGCCCCGCCCAACAGTTTTGGCATCAGTGTCGCCGTAGACGGTTCTACGGTGGTGGTGGGCGGGGGTATGGATCGACGTTTAGGGGTGGCTTATCTGTTCGAGAAACCGGCTCTGGGTTGGGTAGACAGTAATGGCGATGGTGTGTTGAATGGCAGTGATACGGGGGTGGTCAGAACGGCGACGGCGGAGCTTTCTGCATCAACGGTGCTGATTACTGATCTGCTGCCTAAATTTGGTTTTGCTGTTGATATTCAAGGCGATGTGGTGGTGGTGGGCACGCCTGAATACGATGCTGCGGGGGCGGTGGATGCGGGTGCAGCGTTTGTCTTTGTTAAGCCGGTGGGTGGGTGGATCTCGGCTACTGAGAATGCTTTTTTGACTGCGCCGACACCGTCTCCATGGCAAGGTTTTGCCCGCAGTGTAAGTGTTTGGGGGGATCATATTATGGTGGGCAGCTACCGTAATCCTAATTTTGGTTTTACTCCGGTACTGCCACCCGATCCCGTTGTGCCTTGGCCTGATGCGGTGACAGGCTTGATCTCTAAAGGACATTCAGCCACGGAAGAGGCGGGATCGGTTTTTCTATTTACAAAACCCGCTGCCGGTTGGTCAGCGGTTTCTGCTCACAGCACTTGGCAGGCTCCTGTAGCGCAGTTGAATAACTTCTTTGGTTACAGTGTGGCGCTCAATCGCAGCACCTATGTTGCGGGTGCGTGGGGAATGGACATTGATCTGGCTCCGTTGGATTCGCTGCCGGAATTGGATGTAGGCGAAGTGCAGGTGAAACAGACCTCGACAGTGGATCTCTCCATTACAAAAACAGACGGTCTGCTGGGTACGGCTCTGAATATTGGTGATCCATTGATTTACACCATCACGGTGAGTAATAACGATCTGCTGGATGCGGCCAGCGGGGTGGTTATTGAGGATCTGTTGGCAGACGGTTTTACGCTGGTTTCGGCAGTGGCGAGTCAGGGCAGCTGTGATCTTACTGCGCTGCCTAAATTACGTTGTCATCTAGGGGTGATCAATGCCGCGCCTGCCAGTGCTACGGTGACCTTGAACCTGACTACTAATGCCAAAGCCAATGCGGGCGCATCGGCAACAGGCATTCATCTCTCTAATACGGCCAGCGTCAGCAGCAATGAGACCGATGATCTTTTGGCCAACAACAGCGCCACCGATGCCGATACGGTGATCAATGCCTCACCGGTGATTGATCTGGGCGCAACTCCAGCCTCGGTGAATGAAAGTACATTGGGGGTCTCTTTAGATGCTTCGGCAAGCGTGGATCTGGACGGCACGCTGGTCAGTTATGTTTGGAGTCAGCTTGGGGGTGAGGCGGTGACGTTGAGTGATAGTGCCACGTCTGTTGCGGCTTTTGATGCGCCTGCGCTGGTGACGGCTACGGTGAACCCGTTGCTGTTTCAGGTTTTGGTGACGGACAACAACGGCGGTCAATCCACTCTGCCTCACAGTGTGACTTTGTTAGACATCACCCCGCCAGTGCTGAGTTTATTGGGAACCACACCCATTACTCATGAGGCGGCGACCCTTTACAACGATGCGGGTGCCACGGCGAGCGACAGCTTGGACGGTGATCTGAGCGCCAATATCGTGGTTGCTGGGTTGCCCGACACTCTGATACCGAGTGCTTATACCGTTACTTACAATGTTTTGGATGCAGCGGGTAATGCGGCCACACAGATTAGCCGTGCGGTCACGGTGGTGGATGCCACGCCGCCAGTGATCAGCTTGAATACGGGTACGCCGGTGATCTTTGATGTGGGTTCTATTTACGTTGAAGCGGCCACGGCCAGTGACACTCTGGATGGTGATTTGAGCGCCTCAATGCGGGTTGGCGGTGCGGTCAATACGGCGCTGGCAGGGGATTATCCTCTGACTTACGATGTGTTGGATAACGCAGGCAACAGTGCGCTTCAAGTCAGTCGCACCGTGACGGTGGCGGACATCAGTGCGCCGGTGATCAGCTTAAACGGTGGCAATGTCAGCATTGAAGTGGGTTCAATCTACAACGATCTGGGTGCGACAGCGGTTGATAACGTCGATCCCACCCCGACGGTCACAGTGGATAGCCAAGTTAATAGCGCGGTTTTGGGTGTCTACAGTGTGATTTACAGCTCTACGGATGTGGCCAATAACAGCTCTACGGCTACCCGTACGGTCACGGTGGTGGACACCACATTGCCGATCATCACTCGACTGGGCGGTGCGACGGTCACGGCTGAAGCCGGTGAGGTTTATAGCGATATGGGGGCGACGGCCAATGACAATTATGAAGGTGACATCACGGCCAGTATTGTCACGCTCAATCCGGTAAATACCGCCATTCTGGGTGTGTATACGGTCACTTACGACGTTTCAGACAGCTCCAATAATGCCGCGTTGCAGGTGAGTCGAGCGGTGACCGTCAGTGATACGACGCCGCCGCTGATTGCGCTTAATACGGGTGCTGCCATCGAGGTTGATATTGGTTCCAGCTACGTTGAAGCGGCCACAGTAGTGGACTCTTTTGAGGGTGATCTCAGCGCTGCTTTGGTGGTGACGGGAGCGGTGAATACGGCGGTTCCGGCGGTTTACAGCTTGACCTACAACGCTGAGGACGGCTCGGGGAATGTGGCGGCCAGTGTGACTCGTCAGGTGACGGTAAAAGACATTGGCGCGCCGGTCATAACCCTTACGGGAGGAGATACGCTCATCATTGCCTTGGGTTCGATTTATAGCGATGCCGGTGCCACGGCGGTGGACAATGTTGATCCTGTTGTTACGGTATTGACCTTATCCAATAACGTCAATGCCTCTGCTCTGGGCAGTTACCGTGTGGTGTATCAAGCCACGGATGTGGCAGGCAATGTGGCTCAGGCGACCCGCACTGTGTTGGTGACGGATCAAATTGCGCCGACGATTGTGTTGATCGGCGCTAATCCCTTGATTGTCAGTGAGGGCGCTCTGTTTGTTGATCCGGGGGCGACGGTCAGTGACAACGTGGATGCGGATGCCAATATCAACGGTGTTGGTGCGGTGGACACTGCGACGGCGGGCGGTTATTCGCTCAGCTACGATGCTGATGATGCGGCGGGTAACTCTGCTGCAACGGTCACTCGTACGGTGATTGTCAGTGCGTTGCCGGTGGTGAACGGGCTGCCGACGGCACGTGTGATCGCTGGGGTGGTTTACAGCTATCAACTGGACGTTACGGATGCGGAAGGCGATGTGCTCAGTTACACGGCTCAGAATCTGCCCAGTTGGTTGACCTTGAGCGCGAGTGGTCAGTTGAGTGGTACGCCTACTGCGGCAGATGTGGGCAGTCATAAGGGGATCAATATCACGGTCAGTGATGGCCACGGTTCTGTCACTACGGGGTCTTTTGCGATTGAAGTGACGGCAGCATCCAGTGGCGGCAGCGGTGGCGGTGGTTCATTGCCGTTTAGCCTGTTGTTGATTTTGTCTCTGCTGGGTTTGCGTCAACGCCACTGATTTGTTGTTAATCTATTTCCTGCCCCGTTCGGGGTAGGGATTCTTTGTTCCCCCTTGATTTTGACTTCAGCATAACCTTCTGATTTAAATTAGTTTTACTCCTTGTTTGTTGTTTTTGCTGGCCATAGATCGCCTTATTTTTTCACCTGTGTGTTTAAAATAATGAAGGAAGTTTAAATATGATTTGTTGGAAAAATATAAGAAGGCGCTGCTAAAAAGTAGCTTACAGCGTGTAAATTCTTTTATCTGGAAGCGACATGCGTACAAAATTCAAAATGTTGTGATGTCGGTCACATAATTATTTAAATTAATAAAGACAGATGGAGTTGGTGATGATAACTCAGGTGAGAAAAAATGGCTTTGGGCGAAAAAGTTTATTAGCAATGAGTGTGATGGCGGCTTTGGTTGCTGCGCCAGCTTCAGCAACGCTGGTTGATAATCCGCTAACAATCAGCCCAGCAACGTCTTTAACGGTGGGTGGTGTTACTTTGCCGGAAGCCTTTCAGCAAGCGGGTGATCTGACCGGCTTGAGTGTCGCCACGGACGGTGTCACGTTGGTTATTGGTGCGCCACAGATGGCGGGGGCAAATCGTAATTCTTTTGGCGCCAATCTTCTTACGACATCGCCAGTGAATCCAGCTATTTTACAGGCTCCCGGTAAGGCGTATGTGTATCAGCGAGATGTCAATAGCAACTGGATTCAAATTGCCACTTTGGTAGCCAGTACAGGTGCGGATAAAGATGGCTTTGGTGCCAGTGTGGCAGTGGATGGTAATACCATTGTGGTGGGTGCCGATGGAGCAACAAATAAACAAGGTCGAGCCTATATTTTTGAAAAACCCGTTGGAGGTTGGTCGAATACGGCCATTACGACAGAAACGGCAGAATTATTACCCTTGATCGCCGGAGTGGCGCTGTCTGCATCCAATACTTATTTAGGTCATGCGGTAGATATTAAAGGTGGCACTGTGGTCGTGGGACAATGGGGTGGCGTTCCGGCTGCCTATATCTTTGAGCGTCCCATCGCGGGCTGGGCTTCTGCTGTTCCTCTTGCGCAGACAGCAACTTTGCAGCCTTTGATCGGCGCTAATCCTGCTGCGATCCCTCCTGTTCTAGGCACAGTTCCAGAGCAGTTCGGTATGAGTGTGGCTATTGATTCAGATCCGGTTGCGGGTACCGAGACGGTGGTTGTGGGAGGGGATTTGCTAGGAGCTGGGGCGCTTTATTTGTATGAAAAACCAGCGCCAGTTGCAAGTGGGTGGGCTTCTTTAGGGGTTAATGCAGCGCCGACGGCGACTCTGACTTTATCCCCGGCTATTGATCTTTTGGATAATGGTCAAAATGGATCACGTAGTTTTGGTTTTGATGTGGATATTAAAGGCTCTACCGTTGTTGCCAGTGCGACGCGTTTTGATACGACCTCGCTTTTTGGGGTGGTTTCTAAAGATGCGGGGGCCGTATTTGTTTTTGAAAAACCGCTGGCTGGCTGGGTTTCTGGTTTTGAAACAAAAATGCTGACAGCGCCTACTCCAATAGCATTTCAGTCCTTTGGACGCAGTGTGGCAGTGACAAAAGATCGTGTTTTGGTGGGTACCTTTACTAACCCTGCTTTGAGAGCGGATCCCATTGTGGGTGGTTTTGGTTTGGTAGGTGATGCATTGGCGCCAACGGCAGCCAATGCACCGCAGGGGCGAGCTTATATTTTTGACAAACCTTTGGGTGCAAGTTGGGCAACGTATAATCCTGTTTTGACTCCCGCAGCTCCTTGGCAGTCTCCGGTAGGTTCTGTTGATGACATGTTTGGTTACAGTGTCGCGGCGGCCAATACCACTTACGTTGCCGGTGGTTTTGCCTTGGATACGGATCTTCCAGCACAGGGTTCTGCTCCAGGTGCTGTTGCTGATGGCATTGTGGACAACAACGTTGGTTCTGCCGCAGTACTAGAAGCCACTGTGATTTTAAACATCACCAACAGTTTGCCTGCGGGAACAGTGCCTGTTGCTGGTGATCAACTGACCTACACCATCACGGTGGCCAACAACGACCTAATCGACACGGCCACCAACGTGGTGGTGACAGATCAACTGCCAGCAGGATTGACCTTTGTTTCAGCTACGTCTTCTCAAGGAACAGCCTGTATTGATTTGAATACGGGAGTCGCTCCAATTGCGAATACAGCATCAATCAATCTTGAATGTGCTTTAGGTACTTTGGCTCCCAACAGTCAAGCCACCATTACGGTTGTGGCCGATGTCACTGATCCCGTGGCGATTGATCATTCAGCCAGTGTGATTGCCAGTGAAAGTCTTAACAACGCCTCTGTTACCAGTAGTTCGGTTAATGTTGCACCCACCGCCGATGCGGGCCTTGCACAGACGGTCAATGAGGGTGATCTGGTGACTTTGAGTGGTGTGGGTACAGATACGGCACCAGGTACGATTGCTTCGTATGCTTGGATGCAAGTTTCAGGGGATACGGTTGCGTTGACAGGAGCAAACACCGCCACCGCCACCTTTACTGCGCCGACATTGACGGCAAGCAGTGTTTTGCCATTACGTTTTAAGCTAACGGTGACAGACAGCGGTGGCGTAGCGGCGACAGCGTTGACCGCCACGGCGATGGTGGATGTAACGGTCAATGATGTCACTGTCCCAGTGGTCACTGCACCTCTGCCCATCATCGTTGAGGCAACCGGTACTAATACCAGTGTGAGTTCAGCGGCTCTTGGCACCGCCAGCGCTACAGATGCCTCTTCGTTCACTATCAGTAATGACGCTCCGGCGACTTTCCCTGTCGGCGATACCACAGTGATCTGGACGGCCACCGATGCCAATGGCAACAGCAGCACAGCAACACAGCTGGTGACCGTGGAAGACACCATCTTGCCCACCATTACCGCTCCGGTTGATGTCACCGTAGAAGCCGTCGGTAGCAGCACCACGGTTGTTTTAGGTTCACCTATCACGTCCGATGCCTTTGCCGTAACAACGATTGACGATGCCCCAGCCACCTTCCCGCTGGGTTCCACCACGGTGACGTGGACGGCCACGGATGCCAACGGCAACAGCAGCAGCGCCACTCAGATTGTGACGGTGAATGACAGCCAAGCGCCGAGTTTAGTCGCACCGGCCAATATGATCGTTGAAGCCACAGGGGTGGCAACCACCGTTGTTTTGAGCCAGCCGAGCAGCAGTGATCTGTTCGCAGTGACGGTCAGCAGTGATGCACCGGCCACCTTCCCAGTAGGTGATACCACGGTGACGTGGACGGCAACCGATGCCAATAGCAACAGCAGTACGGTGGTTCAAACCGTTACGGTGAAAGACAGCCTTGCACCCACCTTGACCTTGGTGGGTGGCAGTACCTTGATTGCCGTTGGGGGTACGTTTAGCGCACCGTCAGCTACGGCAACGGATGTGGTCTCTGGCAGTGTGGCGGTCAGCGATGATCGTGCCACGGCTCTGAACACCGCCGTTGCTGGAGCTTATAACATCACCTTTAGCGCAACGGATGCCGCTGGAAACACCGCGACAAAAGTACACACGGTGGTGGTGAACGCTCTGCCGGTGATCAACGGAGTGCCGACGGCAACGGTGGTGGCAGGGCAGAGCTACAGCTACGCCCTTGATGCTACGGATGCCAATGGGGATGCCTTGACCTACAGTGTGTTGAATGCGCCAGCGTGGTTAACGCTCAGCGCCAGCGGTGTTCTGAATGGTTCTCCAACGGCGGCAGATGTGGGTAGCCATGAAAACATCACCATTACGGTCAGTGATGGCAACGGTTCGGTCAGTGTTGGGCCGTTTACTGTTGAGGTGACGGCTGTTCCAGCTGCGAGCACAGGTGGTGGCGGTGGTGGTTCATTGCCTCTGGCTCTGCTGGCTGCTCTGTCACTGCTGGGACTGCGCCGACGCACCAACAAATAAATTAGAGTTTCTCTCCTTTGACCCCTGCTTAGTCAGGGGTTTTTTTATGCCCTGATTTCCATTGGTCTCTGTTTTTCTGACGTTGATTTTAAAGGGTTTGTTTTTATTCTTAGGCTGTGGGTTGGGGCTGATGTGCGGTTGAGTATCGCTTGTTTCAAAATGACAGAATAGTCTTAACGATTTTAAGAAATAGATTTTTGGAAAAATATCAGAGTCGGCTGTTAAAACTAACTTACGGCATTGGATCAGCCTCCTGTTTTTACAAAAACGATAATAGAAAAAACGGTTTCAGTGCAGAAAATGCTGACCTAAATTTAGATGAACACATGGAGAACGTGATGATAGCGAAATTAAAAAAAGGCCTTCACTTAAGGCATGGTTTATTGGTGACAGGAGCGGTGGCTTTGCTGGCCGTTGCTTCGGTACACGCGACGTTAACGGACGTTGCTTTATCTTCTGTGCCCGCGGCTTCTTTGTTACCAGGTCTTGCTCAGCAAGCAGGTGATTTGACCGGCCTGAGTGTTGCCACGGATGGCAATACGATGGTAGTGGGTGTGCCGCAAGTAGCGGGTAAAAATTTGGCGACGGCGGGGGTTAATATGTCACTGCCCGTGCCTTTAGTACCTGTGGTCGCTCCTGGTAAAGCGTACGTTTATGAACGTGTGAATGGTGCTTGGACACAGGTGGCCACTTTGGCAGCCAGTGTTGGAGCAGATAAAGACGGTTTTGGGGTCAGCGTGGCGGTTGATGGTAATACGATTGTCATTGGTGCTGATGCAAAAGCCAATAAAAATGGTGCGGTGTATGTTTTTGAAAAGCCGGTTGGTGGCTGGTCAAATGTCGGCGTGACCAATGAAGTCGCACAGCTTGTTCCAACAACCCCGCTTGGAGTATCTCTGTTTGGTCACTCGGTTGCCATCCAAGGTGGTACGGTGGTGGTGGGTAAATGGGGGTCTCCAGGGAATTTTTCTACAGCGGCAACCTCTGCTGCGTATATTTTTGAGAAACCCGTTGCGGGTTGGGCAAGTGTGGTTCCACATAATGAAGTGGCTGTTTTGCAGCCTTTGGTGGTTCCAAAGATCATCGCTCCAGCAGTCATTGCGGTTAATACTCCACCGCCCTACTTTGGAATGAGCGTTGCCATTGATGGCAATATGATTGCCGTCAATGGTGATTTGGCGGATAAAAACAACGCGGCGGTTTATGTGTTTGATAAGCCAGCGACAGCGGGTGGTTGGGCTGATTTAGCCGTTAATGCTAACCCCAGCGCAGAGTTGACTTTTTCAGCATTGGCTTTGGCGGTTGATAATGGTGCCAGTGGTTCACAGCGTCTCGGCTTTGATGTGGAGATCAATGGTAATACCATTGTGGCCAGTGCGATTCATTTTGATAATGGTGCCGCTCTTGATTCTGGAGCGGTATTTGTCTACGAAAAACCGGCTGCCGGTTGGCCTGTTCCTGTACTTCCTGCGTTGTTTCCAACGGTGGTGGAGTCTGCGATGTTAACGTCGCCTACGCCTGTTTTAGGTGGGAGTTTTGGTCGCAGTGTGGCGGTGACATCGGAACGTATTTTGGTGGGTAGCTTTAATAACTCCTTGGGTGCTGATCCTGGTGTTGGCTTTGCGGTGACGAGTGTCTTAGCAGCATCGGCCATTGGTACGGCTTATATTTTTGATAAACCTACTGGAATCAATTCCAGCTGGGCAACTTACAGCAGTCTCACAAATCCTGCCCAAACTTGGCAATCACCTGCGGGTGTTTTGGATGACATGTTTGGCTACAGCGTGGCGGCAGCCAAGACCACCTACATTGCCGGTGCTTGGGGTTTGGATACGGATCTTGCGCCAGCGGATCTGGTGCTTGATATGGATGTTGGTTCTGCGGCGGTCAAAGAGACCACAGTTGATCTGGTCATCACCAATACTCTGCCCGCTGGTACGGTGCCGATAAATGCCAGTCAGCTAACTTACACCATTACGGTTGCCAATAACGACCCTGTGGACACAGCCACCAATGTGGTGGTTGCTGATCAGATGCCTGCGGGTTTGAGTTTTGTCTCTGCAACACCGAGTCAAGGGACGGCCTGTATTGATCTCAATGCCGGTGCTCCAGTAACGGTGCCACCGACTTATCCTTTGATTCAGTGTGCTTTGGGCAGCTTGTTGCCGAATACCTCGGCTTCCATTGCGGTGGTGGCTAACGTCACCGATCCAGCTTTGATTGATCACACCGCCAGTGTGACGGCATCGGAATCGGTGGTGAACTCGGCCACCACCAATAATGC containing:
- a CDS encoding DUF5011 domain-containing protein, producing MLFFGHALDIDADTVVVGQWDGGAKGTSAAYVYEKPITGWPSASSQTESAILQPLLVDALGTSAPPNSFGISVAVDGSTVVVGGGMDRRLGVAYLFEKPALGWVDSNGDGVLNGSDTGVVRTATAELSASTVLITDLLPKFGFAVDIQGDVVVVGTPEYDAAGAVDAGAAFVFVKPVGGWISATENAFLTAPTPSPWQGFARSVSVWGDHIMVGSYRNPNFGFTPVLPPDPVVPWPDAVTGLISKGHSATEEAGSVFLFTKPAAGWSAVSAHSTWQAPVAQLNNFFGYSVALNRSTYVAGAWGMDIDLAPLDSLPELDVGEVQVKQTSTVDLSITKTDGLLGTALNIGDPLIYTITVSNNDLLDAASGVVIEDLLADGFTLVSAVASQGSCDLTALPKLRCHLGVINAAPASATVTLNLTTNAKANAGASATGIHLSNTASVSSNETDDLLANNSATDADTVINASPVIDLGATPASVNESTLGVSLDASASVDLDGTLVSYVWSQLGGEAVTLSDSATSVAAFDAPALVTATVNPLLFQVLVTDNNGGQSTLPHSVTLLDITPPVLSLLGTTPITHEAATLYNDAGATASDSLDGDLSANIVVAGLPDTLIPSAYTVTYNVLDAAGNAATQISRAVTVVDATPPVISLNTGTPVIFDVGSIYVEAATASDTLDGDLSASMRVGGAVNTALAGDYPLTYDVLDNAGNSALQVSRTVTVADISAPVISLNGGNVSIEVGSIYNDLGATAVDNVDPTPTVTVDSQVNSAVLGVYSVIYSSTDVANNSSTATRTVTVVDTTLPIITRLGGATVTAEAGEVYSDMGATANDNYEGDITASIVTLNPVNTAILGVYTVTYDVSDSSNNAALQVSRAVTVSDTTPPLIALNTGAAIEVDIGSSYVEAATVVDSFEGDLSAALVVTGAVNTAVPAVYSLTYNAEDGSGNVAASVTRQVTVKDIGAPVITLTGGDTLIIALGSIYSDAGATAVDNVDPVVTVLTLSNNVNASALGSYRVVYQATDVAGNVAQATRTVLVTDQIAPTIVLIGANPLIVSEGALFVDPGATVSDNVDADANINGVGAVDTATAGGYSLSYDADDAAGNSAATVTRTVIVSALPVVNGLPTARVIAGVVYSYQLDVTDAEGDVLSYTAQNLPSWLTLSASGQLSGTPTAADVGSHKGINITVSDGHGSVTTGSFAIEVTAASSGGSGGGGSLPFSLLLILSLLGLRQRH
- a CDS encoding HYR domain-containing protein, whose amino-acid sequence is MITQVRKNGFGRKSLLAMSVMAALVAAPASATLVDNPLTISPATSLTVGGVTLPEAFQQAGDLTGLSVATDGVTLVIGAPQMAGANRNSFGANLLTTSPVNPAILQAPGKAYVYQRDVNSNWIQIATLVASTGADKDGFGASVAVDGNTIVVGADGATNKQGRAYIFEKPVGGWSNTAITTETAELLPLIAGVALSASNTYLGHAVDIKGGTVVVGQWGGVPAAYIFERPIAGWASAVPLAQTATLQPLIGANPAAIPPVLGTVPEQFGMSVAIDSDPVAGTETVVVGGDLLGAGALYLYEKPAPVASGWASLGVNAAPTATLTLSPAIDLLDNGQNGSRSFGFDVDIKGSTVVASATRFDTTSLFGVVSKDAGAVFVFEKPLAGWVSGFETKMLTAPTPIAFQSFGRSVAVTKDRVLVGTFTNPALRADPIVGGFGLVGDALAPTAANAPQGRAYIFDKPLGASWATYNPVLTPAAPWQSPVGSVDDMFGYSVAAANTTYVAGGFALDTDLPAQGSAPGAVADGIVDNNVGSAAVLEATVILNITNSLPAGTVPVAGDQLTYTITVANNDLIDTATNVVVTDQLPAGLTFVSATSSQGTACIDLNTGVAPIANTASINLECALGTLAPNSQATITVVADVTDPVAIDHSASVIASESLNNASVTSSSVNVAPTADAGLAQTVNEGDLVTLSGVGTDTAPGTIASYAWMQVSGDTVALTGANTATATFTAPTLTASSVLPLRFKLTVTDSGGVAATALTATAMVDVTVNDVTVPVVTAPLPIIVEATGTNTSVSSAALGTASATDASSFTISNDAPATFPVGDTTVIWTATDANGNSSTATQLVTVEDTILPTITAPVDVTVEAVGSSTTVVLGSPITSDAFAVTTIDDAPATFPLGSTTVTWTATDANGNSSSATQIVTVNDSQAPSLVAPANMIVEATGVATTVVLSQPSSSDLFAVTVSSDAPATFPVGDTTVTWTATDANSNSSTVVQTVTVKDSLAPTLTLVGGSTLIAVGGTFSAPSATATDVVSGSVAVSDDRATALNTAVAGAYNITFSATDAAGNTATKVHTVVVNALPVINGVPTATVVAGQSYSYALDATDANGDALTYSVLNAPAWLTLSASGVLNGSPTAADVGSHENITITVSDGNGSVSVGPFTVEVTAVPAASTGGGGGGSLPLALLAALSLLGLRRRTNK
- a CDS encoding HYR domain-containing protein, with the translated sequence MIAKLKKGLHLRHGLLVTGAVALLAVASVHATLTDVALSSVPAASLLPGLAQQAGDLTGLSVATDGNTMVVGVPQVAGKNLATAGVNMSLPVPLVPVVAPGKAYVYERVNGAWTQVATLAASVGADKDGFGVSVAVDGNTIVIGADAKANKNGAVYVFEKPVGGWSNVGVTNEVAQLVPTTPLGVSLFGHSVAIQGGTVVVGKWGSPGNFSTAATSAAYIFEKPVAGWASVVPHNEVAVLQPLVVPKIIAPAVIAVNTPPPYFGMSVAIDGNMIAVNGDLADKNNAAVYVFDKPATAGGWADLAVNANPSAELTFSALALAVDNGASGSQRLGFDVEINGNTIVASAIHFDNGAALDSGAVFVYEKPAAGWPVPVLPALFPTVVESAMLTSPTPVLGGSFGRSVAVTSERILVGSFNNSLGADPGVGFAVTSVLAASAIGTAYIFDKPTGINSSWATYSSLTNPAQTWQSPAGVLDDMFGYSVAAAKTTYIAGAWGLDTDLAPADLVLDMDVGSAAVKETTVDLVITNTLPAGTVPINASQLTYTITVANNDPVDTATNVVVADQMPAGLSFVSATPSQGTACIDLNAGAPVTVPPTYPLIQCALGSLLPNTSASIAVVANVTDPALIDHTASVTASESVVNSATTNNAANVAPIADAGLPQTVDEGAVVTLSGVGTDTALGTIASHAWTQLTGDTVVLTGANTDSATFTAPILSASSVVPMSFQLTVTDDGGASATATVDISVTDISAPLITAPLGISVEATGTNTTVTAAVLGSATATDASAVTVSSDAAATFPIGNTTVNWTATDANGLNSSATQVVIVADSTAPTITAPAAVTVEAVGVTTAVTLGTPVTSDLFAVTVSSDAPARFPVGDTTVTWTATDANGNSSTATQIVTVQDTTLPTITAPADVTEEATGVTTSVVLSQPTTIDLFAVTLSNNAPAAFPMGDTTVIWTATDANGLSSTVSQTVTVQDSIAPTLTLIGGDSLIAVGGTFSAPSATATDLVSGSVVVSDDRATALNTAVGGSYDITFSATDAAGNTATKVHTVVVNALPVINGVPTATVVAGQSYSYALDATDANGDALTYSVLNAPAWLTLSASGVLNGSPTAADVGSHENITITVSDGNGSVSVGPFTVEVTAVPAASTGGGGGGSLPLALLAALSLLGLRRRTNK